From the genome of Toxoplasma gondii ME49 chromosome XII, whole genome shotgun sequence:
TAACGCTTAACGCCGTCGCGCGAGTAGGCGGCAAACCACCGGTTGTTACCCCGAGACCACCACAAGCCTGAGAcacaagaaggaaagaagagaaaccgcAGACGAGGTGGATCTCTTACCAAAGACGAGTCCTCCTCCTCCACGCCCAGCAACATACAAAGCCTCTGTTCTTCGGGAATACAGATTGCgaaagaacacacacacTTGGGCATCTGCGACGTTTCCAAGTCAACCAGACATGCACGGCTGCCTGCATGTCGAGTTGACTTGTATATCTCCTGAGTCGGCCACTGACTTTTGAAGGTGGTTTGTGGAAACCGAGAGACCTGATTTTACTCGAGGTGAAGTACAAAGCGTAGCTTCTGGTGTTCTCGGATTTATtggaaagaaagacgcaaAGGGAACTCTTCCACAATACGAAGGAGTGGACGCAACATCCAACTACACACCGTGACACGCCAGAGATCCCAGACTGCCCTGATGATCTCTTAGTCGCGCATGGTGTTCGACTGCATCTCTTTCTGTATCACCTGAACTGTGCCTTTTTTACCTCGAGGCCACGGCTGTAGGCGGTCGGCGAAGGCGGCATTCTCCTCTGTGCTTCCTCCAGtgagttcttcttcttcatcgagCCCGCcatcttctctgtctccgtctcgacTCGCTCCGAGTTGCCTTCTGGACCACGCTCGCGTTCCGCTGCCTTTCTCCCCGTAGTACCcgtcgtctttttcttcttcctctttgatGCGCTCCTTCATCCCCGCGGCGCCTCGGCCTCGTCCTCGCCCCCCTCCACGGCCTCGGCTGCCCCTACTGTAGCCCCAGCCGCGACCGGCGCTGCGTGGCGAGGCGTCAAGAGTCAGCGCGTcatcgtctttcttctctccgtcgtcgtctccctcgttccGTGCTCGGCGCAGGCgtccctcgtcttcctcgtcccaGTTGCGGTCGTCTCCTCCGATACCTTCTCGCAGCGTGCTCCCTCGCGTGTGATAGATGCTCGTGTTCCCCGTCCTCCCGCcacgagaagacagaggcgaagccTTCCCCCGCAGGCGACTTCGTCGCCTTGTTCCCCAGCCCCCTCTTGTCGCCCTCGAAGGTCCATAgccgtcgtcttcccctctcgcCGTCCCACTtgcctcgtcctcgtcgtactcgtcctcctcttctgggtcttctctgtctccggcaTCCGAATTCCGGAGCGGTCcacgctttctctcctgcacttcttctttctcttcgaatccctcgtcttcgtcttcttcctctcgccccTTTCGGGCTCCGCTGCGCCCGACCCCCCAGGCCCCCAGACGCCCCCGCTCCccgcctcggcttctgccGTACGCAGAGCCCTGAGAGAAGTGGCCGTACGAACTCCCGCGGCCGTCGAAttcgtcgcttccttcgtcttcttcttcaactccgTGAGAGCCTTCAaagtcttcgtcttccagaGGGCGGCGTCGCCACAcgcctcgcgttctcccgTTCCAGGTTCCCGGGCCTGCGCCTTCGACCCCGAGTTTCTCTGCCctccagcgtctctctccacctccaGACCCAGTCACTGAGCTGCCACACAACAGACTGGTCTTCTCTGAGCGTTCGCGAGCGCGATCCAAACTCGGAGATCCGTCTCCGCCAACCAAGTGTCTCCGCGGTCGcccctcctcctcgtcgccgaCCCCGTCCCCCGACGCGgttgcagcagctgcagctgccgcagcTGCGGCGGCCGCCGCCTTCCCCTGATTTCGCAAACACGCGAGGCGGTGGTTTACCGCCATTCTGCGAGCGCCATCGAAGCCGTACTTGTAGACCGGAAAGTACTTGTTCATCGTCCGGCCATTGATGCTGATGCCAGCGAGCCACCGACACTGGGTTTTATCGAAGCGGACGCCAACCACCTTGGGACACCGCTCCAGCTTCGCGTTGTACGatgacggagacagcgagcgcGAGTGACTCCCCAGATCCTCCTCGTCAGGCGGGGGAGTCCCCGTCCGGGTCGTCTGGGGACAAGTGCCTGGAGACGCGAGCAGGGAGGGCTCGTCTTCCACGTCTTCGCTGGCCTCTTGGCCCGCGTGCGGGGTCTCGAAGACCCGAGCGTCCCCCGACGTCGGCGGCGCCGGCTCGGGAGACGGAgactccttcgcttcctccagtGGCTCGCCACACGTTTCGTCCAGTTGCTCGACTTCGTCTGCCACAGAAGGCGCCTGAGAGAGGGACGGCGGCGAAGAGCCATGGCGGGGACCAACAGCGAAGAGCCTGTGATGGTCAGGCAGTTGAGAAGACCCGCGCGGCAGCCTGGACGCGACGGCGCCGCTCTCTTGAGGCGCACATGCTGCAGCACAAGGAGGCGTTTTCACAGTTCTCGGCTCACGTGGACCTGCGGACCGGAGAACAGACGAACAACATGTTCCAGCCTCTGGAATAGAGAGGGAAGGggccggagagagaagaagcctttCGTCCTTGGAAGGCGCGTGCgtgggagagaggggaacaTGCGACAACAGGACCGCGTCGGCAGACAACCCCTGCAAGTATGAAGAACCAGAACTCTCGGGACTTGCGGCGGCGACCGACCCGTGATCCTCTTCCGACACATTCTTCTTGGCAAGGTCGGACCCTCCGGGGTCTCCCGATAAATGGTGGGACGACAACGAGAATGAGTCGGAATCTGGCTCGGAAGCGCACGAGGACGGGGGCGGAGACGCGGCACTGGGGAACTTGCTGCCGCCGTCCAGTGTACTGACAGGTGTTCCGGTGCGAGTGGCCGCTTCATCCGTCATTTTTGTTTTAGTTTTCAAGTCTGACCTGAACCCAAAACGCACAACACGCAACTGCTGTGGAGTACTTTTCTTTGTTAACCGCCTTCGAGGGAGGTGCCTAAACTGGATGTGCCGTTCCCCCACATCAGGGCAGACACCACAACATGTACACAGCGTTCGACAGCTAGCAAGAAGGCTAAGGTCCGGGCACCGCTGTGACccggagacaggaagcaaCGTCGTgggcagaaagaagcaaatcCACATTTGTATGTTCACACAACTCAACACAGCGGTCGACCAACGGTGTGCTCTGCAATGTAACACACGAGAAGGGGCTCGTCCGGAAGAAGGCCCGTCAGGCGTCGACCCTTGACCGACAGACACGGACATCTCTGATGAATCTAGGTTTAGTTTCTGAGATTCGAGCTTTAAATACCCGAATGTTCATTCGTCCACAGTTCATGACTCGAAATGTAGTCTGCGGATGGGTGATTATTTGAGTGTGCATTTCGCACATGGCAAGTGACGAACA
Proteins encoded in this window:
- the AP2XII5 gene encoding AP2 domain transcription factor AP2XII-5 (encoded by transcript TGME49_247730); amino-acid sequence: MTDEAATRTGTPVSTLDGGSKFPSAASPPPSSCASEPDSDSFSLSSHHLSGDPGGSDLAKKNVSEEDHGSVAAASPESSGSSYLQGLSADAVLLSHVPLSPTHAPSKDERLLLSPAPSLSIPEAGTCCSSVLRSAGPREPRTVKTPPCAAACAPQESGAVASRLPRGSSQLPDHHRLFAVGPRHGSSPPSLSQAPSVADEVEQLDETCGEPLEEAKESPSPEPAPPTSGDARVFETPHAGQEASEDVEDEPSLLASPGTCPQTTRTGTPPPDEEDLGSHSRSLSPSSYNAKLERCPKVVGVRFDKTQCRWLAGISINGRTMNKYFPVYKYGFDGARRMAVNHRLACLRNQGKAAAAAAAAAAAAATASGDGVGDEEEGRPRRHLVGGDGSPSLDRARERSEKTSLLCGSSVTGSGGGERRWRAEKLGVEGAGPGTWNGRTRGVWRRRPLEDEDFEGSHGVEEEDEGSDEFDGRGSSYGHFSQGSAYGRSRGGERGRLGAWGVGRSGARKGREEEDEDEGFEEKEEVQERKRGPLRNSDAGDREDPEEEDEYDEDEASGTARGEDDGYGPSRATRGGWGTRRRSRLRGKASPLSSRGGRTGNTSIYHTRGSTLREGIGGDDRNWDEEDEGRLRRARNEGDDDGEKKDDDALTLDASPRSAGRGWGYSRGSRGRGGGRGRGRGAAGMKERIKEEEEKDDGYYGEKGSGTRAWSRRQLGASRDGDREDGGLDEEEELTGGSTEENAAFADRLQPWPRGLWWSRGNNRWFAAYSRDGVKRYKTYTPNKHGGMMRSYRLACAFLAEARLQEAQEAERQEAQRSLKAFSSYRSVSPLERGFGGRGRGGYTRVSCFRPGGRGRGGRGGKVSRWEERECDQEDGEEEFKEEEEGRQEGLHPESGAEGGTLSGEEERDVLDEGRVRKRKLGQDSDAGESVDLYRVKEDIDREERNGLEPREKKSRTDEAEIQDEDEAGELKKDEQEGDALGTGESQKICKAIAIHSADTLNQETDSAETPTSWTTGSNLRRRPVPTSSPGDKMFTRGMLSAAHATSDRLSSRSPHNGSYLRHASSPGASHGGSVAGPSAPSPLLRSRRPWGSSGAASAGPGDSWAREAAQLPLYAGMQYDAVSKCFRVKLQSHRRAFSVVRRGVREAHLLAVEALKNDGSLQEEDEEDFRAFYRGRPRRSGAPGPAGRPGGPGDAERGRPRSAGRIQDEGEEGYREMRSGRCREREEEGAFSTVGGREGAPFRDSLSAYGSAGASFGGSHSVVTRGSSYYGSAHVSSSLGTSSRYERGGETFSRGYGSLSHGAGADSYGSFSNGLASRRVEGRHASQKGVGAFSASLFDEDDDDAFAPLGGLALTKNAISICLTDLRDACLALCFSTVAEQEERRRMVQQHIFHVQDAGRKEMILPYLHLFECLLLLNQLPHEIEVPAQRILFSALDMHARAAVHTYFPNYFRKLAEGRTREEDRPRGRVAGRGVSLGVAGEAKALADELMLDSEDAGFPK